A window of the Alnus glutinosa chromosome 4, dhAlnGlut1.1, whole genome shotgun sequence genome harbors these coding sequences:
- the LOC133867218 gene encoding uncharacterized protein LOC133867218 produces MVRQLIREAINLDGGVGDIGHACLLFWLALVTLSLISVIIFSCADGVSKDKTSTADTEYHGGGCEAGCGAACGA; encoded by the coding sequence ATGGTGAGACAACTGATCAGAGAGGCTATCAACTTGGATGGAGGTGTTGGCGATATTGGTCATGCTTGCCTACTCTTCTGGCTCGCTTTGGTTACCCTTTCTTTAATCTCAGTCATAATTTTCTCTTGTGCTGATGGTGTATCCAAGGACAAAACTTCTACAGCCGACACAGAGTACCATGGTGGTGGATGCGAAGCCGGATGCGGTGCCGCATGTGGTGCATGA